Proteins found in one Streptococcus iniae genomic segment:
- a CDS encoding histidine phosphatase family protein, translating into MKLYIIRHGKTQWNLEGRFQGASGDSPLLEEAYDDIKQLGQRLARVSFDALYSSDLKRAVDTSKALLEQIQAPKEIVYTQELREWRLGQLEGAKIATMTAIYPRQMNAFSHNLALFNTNQFGAESLYQTQKRVTDLITRFKEKDYKNVIIVGHGANLTASIRSLLGYTPALIRAEGGLDNASLTLLETDDCVHFKCLTWNDKSYLTGNNQ; encoded by the coding sequence TTGAAATTATATATAATCAGACATGGTAAAACCCAATGGAATCTTGAGGGACGCTTTCAGGGAGCTTCTGGAGATTCACCACTGCTTGAAGAAGCTTATGACGACATTAAACAATTGGGACAAAGACTGGCAAGGGTTTCTTTTGATGCTCTTTACTCCAGTGATTTAAAACGAGCAGTTGATACCAGCAAAGCATTGTTAGAGCAAATCCAAGCACCAAAAGAAATTGTTTATACACAAGAGCTTAGGGAGTGGCGTCTAGGTCAACTTGAAGGTGCTAAAATTGCTACCATGACGGCTATTTATCCTAGACAAATGAATGCCTTTAGTCATAATCTTGCCCTCTTTAATACCAATCAATTTGGAGCAGAGTCCTTATACCAAACACAAAAGCGTGTGACTGATTTAATCACTCGATTTAAAGAAAAAGATTATAAAAACGTCATTATTGTGGGACATGGAGCTAACTTAACTGCTTCTATTCGATCTTTATTAGGCTATACTCCTGCACTTATTAGGGCTGAAGGTGGTTTAGATAATGCAAGTTTAACCCTTTTGGAAACAGATGATTGTGTGCACTTCAAGTGCTTGACTTGGAATGATAAATCCTATTTAACTGGCAATAACCAATAA
- a CDS encoding HAD family hydrolase, giving the protein MITAIVFDVDDTIYDQQAPYRIAMEKCFPDFDMKRMKEAYIRFRHYSDIGFPRVMAGEWTTAYFRFWRCRETLLEFDYRAIDEAEGNHFQAVYEVELENITMLDEMRMTLDFLKSKNVPIGIITNGPTEHQLKKVRKLGLYDYVDPKRVIVSQATGFQKPEKEIFNLAAEQFDMNPQTTLYVGDSYDNDVMGAFNGGWHSMWFNHRGRRLKAGTKPVYDVAIDNFEQLFGAVKVLFDLPDNKFIFDLNDKENPILEMGLNNGLMMAAERLLESNMSIDKVVILLRLNKQQEKLLRMKYAK; this is encoded by the coding sequence ATGATTACCGCTATTGTTTTTGATGTTGACGATACAATCTATGACCAACAAGCACCATACCGTATTGCTATGGAGAAATGTTTCCCAGATTTTGATATGAAACGAATGAAAGAAGCTTATATCCGTTTTCGTCACTATTCTGATATTGGTTTTCCAAGAGTAATGGCAGGAGAGTGGACGACAGCATATTTTCGCTTTTGGCGTTGCCGAGAAACTCTTTTAGAATTCGATTACCGTGCCATTGACGAAGCAGAAGGAAACCATTTTCAAGCAGTTTATGAAGTTGAACTTGAAAATATTACCATGCTTGATGAAATGCGTATGACACTGGATTTCTTAAAGTCAAAAAATGTGCCAATTGGGATTATTACAAATGGACCTACAGAGCATCAATTAAAAAAAGTGAGAAAGCTTGGTTTATATGATTATGTTGATCCTAAGCGTGTTATTGTCAGTCAAGCCACAGGTTTTCAAAAGCCAGAAAAAGAAATTTTTAACCTTGCCGCAGAACAATTTGACATGAACCCACAAACCACACTTTACGTGGGTGATTCCTATGATAATGATGTCATGGGAGCTTTTAACGGAGGCTGGCATTCCATGTGGTTTAATCATCGAGGAAGACGTTTAAAAGCTGGGACTAAACCAGTTTATGATGTTGCTATTGACAATTTTGAACAATTGTTTGGAGCTGTTAAAGTCCTTTTTGATTTGCCAGATAATAAATTCATCTTTGACCTCAATGATAAAGAAAATCCAATTCTAGAAATGGGATTAAATAATGGGTTGATGATGGCAGCAGAACGCCTTTTGGAATCAAATATGAGTATTGATAAAGTAGTCATCTTACTAAGACTTAATAAACAGCAAGAAAAACTATTACGCATGAAGTATGCCAAATAA
- the lysS gene encoding lysine--tRNA ligase has translation MSNEHIEELNDQQIVRREKMTALAEQGIDPFGKRFERTANSGQLKEKYADKTKDDLHDIKETAIIAGRLMTKRGKGKVGFAHIQDREGQIQIYVRKDSVGEENYEIFKKADLGDFIGVEGEIMRTDMGELSIKATHLTHLSKSLRPLPEKFHGLTDIETIYRKRHLDLISNRDSFDRFVTRSKMISEIRRYLDGMDFLEVETPVLHNEAGGAAARPFITHHNAQNIDMVLRIATELHLKRLIVGGMERVYEIGRIFRNEGMDATHNPEFTSIEVYQAYADYLDIMNLTEGIIQHAAKAVIGDGPVNYQGNVINIHQPFKRLHMVDGIKEITGVDFWPEMSVEEAIALAKEHHVPLEKHFTSVGHIINAFFEEFVEETLIQPTFIYGHPVEVSPLAKKNPDDSRFTDRFELFIMTKEYANAFTELNDPIDQLSRFEAQAQAKELGDDEATGIDYDFVEALEYGMPPTGGLGIGIDRLCMLLTDTTTIRDVLLFPTMK, from the coding sequence ATGTCAAACGAACACATCGAAGAATTAAATGACCAACAGATTGTCCGTCGTGAAAAAATGACGGCCTTAGCGGAACAAGGAATCGATCCATTCGGTAAGCGTTTCGAACGCACTGCTAATTCCGGTCAACTAAAAGAAAAATATGCTGACAAAACAAAAGACGATTTACATGACATTAAAGAAACGGCTATTATTGCTGGTCGTTTAATGACTAAGCGTGGAAAAGGAAAAGTTGGCTTTGCCCATATCCAAGATCGTGAAGGCCAAATACAAATTTACGTTCGTAAAGATTCTGTTGGCGAAGAAAACTACGAAATCTTTAAAAAAGCTGATTTGGGTGACTTTATTGGTGTTGAAGGTGAAATTATGCGTACTGATATGGGAGAACTCTCAATCAAGGCAACACACTTAACCCACCTCTCAAAATCACTACGCCCACTTCCTGAAAAATTCCATGGCCTAACAGATATTGAAACAATCTACCGCAAACGCCATTTAGATTTGATTTCAAATCGCGACAGTTTTGATCGTTTTGTAACCCGTTCAAAAATGATTTCTGAAATCCGTCGTTATTTAGATGGTATGGACTTTTTAGAAGTTGAAACTCCTGTTCTTCACAACGAAGCTGGTGGTGCTGCAGCTCGTCCATTCATTACACATCACAATGCTCAAAATATTGATATGGTTCTACGTATTGCAACGGAGTTGCATTTAAAACGCCTTATTGTTGGTGGAATGGAACGTGTTTATGAAATTGGTCGCATCTTCCGTAATGAAGGAATGGATGCCACTCACAATCCTGAGTTTACTTCTATTGAGGTTTACCAAGCCTATGCTGATTACCTGGATATTATGAACCTAACAGAAGGCATCATTCAACATGCTGCTAAAGCTGTAATTGGCGATGGACCAGTCAACTACCAAGGTAATGTCATTAACATTCACCAACCTTTCAAGCGCCTACACATGGTTGATGGAATCAAAGAGATTACTGGTGTAGACTTCTGGCCTGAAATGTCTGTTGAAGAGGCTATTGCTTTAGCAAAAGAACATCATGTGCCACTTGAAAAACACTTTACAAGCGTAGGCCACATCATCAATGCCTTCTTTGAAGAATTTGTTGAAGAAACTCTAATTCAACCAACCTTCATTTATGGTCATCCTGTTGAAGTTTCTCCACTGGCTAAGAAAAATCCTGACGATTCTCGTTTCACTGATCGTTTTGAACTCTTTATCATGACAAAAGAATATGCCAATGCCTTCACTGAACTCAATGATCCAATTGATCAATTATCACGTTTTGAAGCACAAGCACAAGCTAAAGAACTTGGTGATGACGAAGCAACTGGTATTGACTATGACTTTGTTGAAGCACTTGAATACGGCATGCCGCCAACAGGTGGACTTGGAATTGGAATCGATCGCCTTTGTATGTTACTAACAGACACAACAACCATCAGAGACGTCCTACTATTCCCAACCATGAAATAA
- a CDS encoding ammonium transporter, protein MFLLLCILVMWLMIFGVAKSYFATLNTRLASRIIFQFVLVVLVSSFFWLFLAYGVTFKGSLLTPLFAEKLPLDVVLDMLFQLCFCLYAVVMLIGSVIDRFPLRSLLLTVVFWIFLVYCPLAFLIWTPQGALAQLGVRDFSGGMVVHLSAGVSSFILAQQLGKTSFDHSENEQTDWQFLGMVLITLGWFGFNAGPALTLNQVAGLALINTLIAIIAGGLSWTLASYLMTKDLSSSALLNGIVVGLVTSTAGVGYVKPIQMLLICFVGSYLTYLSSVYINHLKAIDDVVDSFAMNGIGGFFGSIGVIACYPKDILPQLLAIFVTLLLSVVMTYLIIRIGTYKSVKS, encoded by the coding sequence ATGTTTTTACTGCTTTGTATATTAGTGATGTGGCTAATGATTTTTGGTGTGGCTAAATCATATTTTGCCACTTTGAATACTCGTTTAGCCTCAAGGATCATTTTTCAGTTTGTCTTAGTTGTCTTAGTGTCCTCTTTTTTCTGGTTATTTTTGGCTTATGGTGTCACATTTAAAGGAAGTCTATTAACTCCCCTTTTTGCAGAAAAGCTCCCATTAGACGTGGTTTTAGACATGCTATTCCAGCTGTGCTTTTGTCTTTATGCTGTTGTGATGTTGATTGGTTCAGTTATTGATCGTTTTCCTTTGAGATCCCTTTTGCTAACGGTTGTTTTTTGGATTTTTTTAGTTTATTGTCCCTTGGCCTTTTTAATTTGGACGCCCCAAGGTGCTCTTGCGCAATTAGGTGTCAGAGATTTTTCCGGTGGTATGGTGGTTCATTTATCTGCTGGGGTATCAAGTTTTATCTTGGCACAACAGTTGGGAAAAACAAGCTTTGACCATAGTGAAAATGAGCAGACAGATTGGCAATTTCTTGGAATGGTATTGATTACTTTAGGCTGGTTTGGCTTTAATGCAGGACCTGCATTGACCTTAAACCAAGTTGCAGGCTTGGCTCTCATTAATACCTTGATTGCTATTATTGCTGGAGGCTTATCATGGACCTTAGCTTCTTATCTGATGACAAAAGACTTGTCCAGCTCAGCTCTATTAAATGGTATTGTTGTTGGCTTAGTGACAAGTACAGCAGGAGTGGGTTATGTAAAACCAATTCAGATGCTCCTGATTTGTTTTGTTGGGTCCTACTTGACTTATCTGTCTTCGGTCTATATAAATCACTTAAAAGCGATAGACGATGTGGTAGATTCCTTTGCCATGAATGGAATAGGGGGATTTTTTGGAAGTATAGGAGTCATAGCTTGTTACCCAAAAGATATTTTGCCACAGTTATTAGCTATTTTTGTAACCCTCCTTTTATCTGTTGTCATGACTTATCTTATTATAAGAATAGGCACTTATAAAAGTGTAAAATCTTAG
- a CDS encoding NAD(P)/FAD-dependent oxidoreductase, translating to MKTYNIIIIGAGAAGIGFGASLKTVGIEDFLILEKGEIGDSFLKWPTTTQFITPSFTSNGFGFPDLNAVVPDTSPAFTFEKEHVTGKEYAEYLQLVASHYQLPIKTKTNVCDITKQDDKFLIKTQTDTYLANYLIMATGEFQYPNKSQIAGSELGIHYGEVEHFHVTSEDPFIVIGGNESACDALSHLAYLGNDVHLFTETFGQKENNPDPSISLSPITKERLKHLQSNPKYHLSITENKKAISIEKIKDLYHVTFQDGTCANSKHKPILATGFLNTCHLIGGMELFCYDDNHLPLVTEQDESTKVANCFLIGPSLRHGDTIFCYIYKFRQRFMPLICEIAKREKLKLPQEEINFFKANQMYLEDLDCCSVNCDC from the coding sequence ATGAAAACATATAACATTATTATTATTGGTGCAGGTGCGGCTGGTATAGGTTTTGGTGCATCACTTAAAACTGTTGGCATTGAGGACTTTCTTATTCTGGAAAAAGGGGAAATCGGTGACAGTTTCTTAAAGTGGCCAACAACGACTCAATTTATTACCCCTTCATTTACAAGCAACGGCTTTGGTTTTCCTGATTTAAATGCTGTTGTCCCTGATACATCACCTGCTTTTACTTTTGAAAAGGAACATGTGACAGGCAAAGAATATGCCGAGTACCTACAATTAGTCGCTTCACATTACCAATTGCCTATTAAAACAAAAACAAACGTTTGTGACATTACAAAGCAAGACGACAAATTCCTTATAAAAACGCAAACAGATACATATCTTGCTAACTACCTCATTATGGCAACTGGCGAATTTCAATACCCAAATAAAAGTCAGATTGCTGGTTCTGAATTGGGGATACACTACGGTGAGGTTGAGCATTTTCATGTTACATCCGAAGACCCCTTTATTGTTATTGGAGGAAATGAGAGCGCCTGTGATGCATTAAGTCACCTCGCCTATTTGGGAAATGATGTCCATTTGTTTACTGAAACATTTGGCCAAAAAGAAAACAATCCTGATCCAAGTATTTCCCTCTCCCCTATTACCAAAGAAAGATTAAAACACCTTCAAAGCAATCCTAAATATCATCTGAGCATTACCGAAAATAAAAAAGCCATTTCAATTGAAAAGATAAAAGACCTTTACCATGTCACTTTTCAAGATGGGACCTGCGCAAACAGTAAACACAAACCCATTCTGGCAACTGGTTTTTTAAACACTTGCCACTTGATTGGTGGTATGGAGCTCTTTTGCTATGATGACAATCACTTGCCGCTTGTTACAGAACAAGACGAATCCACTAAAGTAGCAAACTGTTTCTTAATTGGGCCAAGTTTAAGGCATGGAGATACCATTTTCTGCTATATTTATAAATTTAGACAACGTTTTATGCCATTAATCTGTGAAATTGCAAAACGTGAAAAGCTCAAGCTTCCTCAAGAAGAAATTAATTTTTTCAAGGCCAATCAAATGTATTTAGAAGATTTAGACTGTTGTTCGGTCAATTGTGACTGTTAG
- a CDS encoding AAA family ATPase yields MKILRFTLLGNPSIHLDNQEIFFSFAKINALLYYMVINGNVNRDEIAGILWEDKDTKTAKKNLRNSIYQVNKLLGDDYIISPSKSLLQFNPEVNIESDVAHFSKNPLTHLSLYKGEFLQNFFLKSNETYDLWLTKMRSHLEQVYIKTCYQNIDQMMETADFEEIEDHIFKLISIDEFEERHYQLLMKLYQKYQRFGKVIETYYKLVNLLDEELGIAPSPASQAIYEEVVAKDRNHKKIKKFLRTTNDFFGRLDVIKELEDYFNAVYDSKQSHTMLLLGGTGIGKKTVTRQVLSNQTSRYQIVTAECFHEENSHSLQVIKDILEGLGDLVLEYQLMTLKDWNQRLEYFFPSFLKDKDNQTRQDDSISLTRFMIDILKKLSSQKATVILIEDIHWMSAEAVDILQTLVNHLEDAPLALVLTKHLNSNNYLDQFFNHLISRKRIDFLKINNLSEKESMDYLKQTLGHLNSSQQDYNKIYQISEGNPFFLSEYANLLLKGQKFTPLTPAIEAKLSLKLKQISSQEEELLYYLSCFRNPPTLKLLAELMTLKIEETIDIIEALCQRQLLFEATDEDEVLAIFKQKLMAHFCYSRISLAKRRLLHAQIAKTMEKTTNLISCSKKIFDEMAYHYQEAKQPLKSLYHHLNYLEAMLQFQHELFPIYAQNRSESGQFDYKRHQAIQKQFDGINQDIQELHPKYQADKQFQESLIRFLYLEGCYKIRVGQYQQGISDIQKVISIASEWQHTSYLLESYRQIIHYCIQVENISEMKYYTELALEAAITANNYEAIAIQLRLSGLYHLMTGNIDEATSKCKQSIDLFTLTSSIQSKYAIQIAAAYDYLAEIKQIQGNLADAMAYQEKAIQLSLNKRSETSILSFYIGLGISYYQQGNNHKAQAIFTEAKEGLKTLSFPWKEVQLEVYLALINSDKGNFQPLIDLIHKKEELIARYSNPRDKGMIYYLMAISKNKLTQKIISDQRLETLLDDNLLDYLQIAKKHLNPYRDCRQLEELEKLEQTLNKAKRL; encoded by the coding sequence ATGAAAATTTTACGTTTTACCCTACTTGGGAATCCTTCCATCCATCTAGACAATCAGGAAATCTTTTTTTCTTTTGCAAAAATAAATGCTCTCCTTTACTATATGGTCATTAATGGGAATGTGAACCGTGACGAAATCGCAGGCATTCTCTGGGAAGATAAGGATACAAAAACCGCCAAAAAAAACCTACGTAATTCCATTTACCAGGTTAATAAACTATTGGGAGATGACTACATCATAAGTCCCAGCAAATCACTATTGCAGTTTAATCCAGAGGTCAACATTGAAAGTGATGTTGCACATTTTTCAAAAAATCCTCTGACACACCTCTCTTTATATAAAGGAGAATTTTTACAGAATTTCTTTTTAAAAAGTAATGAAACCTATGACCTTTGGTTAACAAAAATGCGGTCCCACTTGGAGCAAGTTTACATTAAAACCTGTTACCAAAACATTGACCAAATGATGGAAACGGCCGACTTTGAAGAGATTGAAGATCATATTTTTAAGCTGATTAGTATTGATGAATTTGAAGAACGGCATTACCAATTACTGATGAAACTTTATCAAAAATACCAGCGTTTTGGCAAGGTCATCGAAACCTATTATAAATTAGTCAATCTACTTGATGAAGAATTGGGCATTGCACCCAGCCCAGCAAGTCAGGCTATCTATGAAGAGGTAGTTGCTAAAGACCGTAACCATAAAAAAATCAAAAAATTTCTCAGAACCACTAATGATTTCTTTGGTCGACTAGACGTTATCAAAGAATTAGAAGATTATTTCAATGCAGTATATGATAGCAAACAATCACACACCATGCTTTTATTAGGTGGTACAGGAATTGGCAAAAAAACAGTAACCCGGCAAGTCCTCTCCAACCAGACCAGCCGCTATCAGATTGTCACTGCTGAATGCTTTCATGAAGAAAACTCCCATTCCTTACAAGTGATTAAAGATATCTTGGAAGGCTTAGGCGACTTGGTTCTAGAATACCAATTAATGACATTAAAAGACTGGAATCAAAGACTAGAATACTTTTTCCCAAGTTTTCTCAAGGACAAAGACAATCAAACAAGACAAGATGATTCCATTAGCCTAACGCGTTTCATGATTGATATACTGAAAAAACTCTCAAGCCAAAAAGCCACTGTTATTCTGATTGAGGACATTCATTGGATGTCTGCTGAGGCTGTGGACATTTTACAAACCCTTGTTAACCATTTAGAAGATGCTCCTTTAGCATTAGTTTTAACCAAACACCTCAACTCCAATAACTACTTGGACCAGTTCTTTAATCACCTCATCAGTCGTAAGCGTATTGACTTTCTTAAAATCAATAACCTCTCGGAAAAAGAAAGCATGGATTACCTGAAGCAAACACTAGGTCACCTCAACTCCTCTCAGCAAGACTACAATAAAATATACCAAATCAGTGAAGGCAACCCTTTCTTTTTATCTGAATATGCTAACCTGCTTTTGAAGGGGCAAAAATTCACCCCCCTAACACCTGCCATCGAAGCAAAACTGTCTCTAAAACTAAAACAAATTAGTAGCCAAGAAGAAGAGCTCCTCTACTACTTGTCCTGTTTTAGAAATCCACCTACTTTGAAATTATTGGCAGAGCTGATGACCTTAAAAATTGAAGAAACCATTGATATCATAGAAGCACTTTGTCAAAGACAGCTCCTGTTTGAAGCAACAGATGAGGATGAGGTTCTTGCCATCTTTAAGCAAAAACTGATGGCTCATTTTTGCTACAGTCGTATATCACTAGCAAAAAGACGGCTCTTACATGCACAAATTGCAAAAACAATGGAGAAAACTACCAATCTCATTTCTTGCAGTAAGAAGATTTTTGATGAAATGGCCTATCATTATCAAGAAGCCAAACAACCCTTAAAATCACTCTATCATCACCTCAATTACTTGGAAGCCATGTTACAGTTCCAGCATGAACTTTTCCCAATCTATGCACAAAACCGATCTGAATCAGGGCAATTTGATTACAAAAGGCATCAAGCCATTCAAAAACAGTTTGATGGCATTAACCAAGACATTCAAGAATTGCACCCTAAATATCAAGCTGACAAACAATTTCAAGAATCATTGATTCGTTTCTTGTATCTAGAAGGCTGCTACAAAATTCGGGTCGGTCAATACCAACAAGGCATTTCGGATATTCAAAAAGTGATTTCGATAGCTAGTGAATGGCAACACACCAGCTACTTGCTTGAGAGCTATCGTCAGATTATTCACTACTGTATCCAGGTTGAAAATATTTCTGAAATGAAATACTACACTGAGTTAGCTTTAGAAGCAGCCATTACAGCAAACAACTATGAAGCTATCGCTATTCAACTCAGACTAAGTGGCCTTTACCATCTCATGACTGGCAATATTGATGAGGCAACAAGCAAGTGCAAGCAATCAATTGACCTGTTTACTTTGACCAGTAGTATCCAATCCAAATACGCCATTCAAATTGCTGCAGCCTATGATTATTTAGCAGAAATCAAACAAATTCAAGGCAATTTAGCAGATGCTATGGCCTATCAAGAAAAAGCCATTCAACTCAGCCTCAATAAGCGCAGCGAAACGTCTATTCTCTCATTCTATATTGGCTTAGGTATTTCATATTACCAACAGGGAAACAATCACAAAGCGCAAGCCATTTTCACTGAAGCAAAAGAAGGGCTTAAAACTCTTAGTTTCCCTTGGAAAGAAGTTCAACTTGAAGTTTATTTGGCTTTAATTAATAGTGATAAGGGCAATTTCCAACCATTGATTGACTTGATTCATAAAAAAGAAGAGTTGATTGCCCGCTATTCAAACCCACGGGACAAGGGCATGATTTACTATCTTATGGCTATTAGCAAGAATAAATTGACTCAAAAAATCATTTCAGATCAAAGACTGGAAACCTTACTTGACGACAATCTGTTGGACTACCTTCAAATCGCCAAGAAACACTTAAATCCTTACCGGGATTGTAGACAACTTGAAGAATTAGAGAAGTTAGAACAAACCCTTAACAAAGCAAAACGTCTATAG
- the hutG gene encoding formimidoylglutamase yields MLSNYFPMTHSYYHRGIDDDDLYNAKWGMLIKFLDLNDDSLETFEGVHFGIIGFKSDKGVYINHGRVGAVEGPDAIRQQLAKLPWHFGHHVNLYDVGDIDAPNQSLEQMQESLAKAIKRMKALNIKPIVLGGGHGTAFGHYLGLKSSIDPQDELAVINMDAHFDLRPYDQTGPNSGTGFRQMFDHALTVNQLFPYLILGIQEHNNNLFLFDFVAKSKGISFLTGQDMYKMGHNEICSRIDHFLKDQKHVYLTIDMDCFAAANAPGVSAIQSLGVDPKLALLVLQHIAASGKLIGFDIVEVSPPHDIDHHTANLAATFIFYITQILAQNAFRTLQ; encoded by the coding sequence ATGTTAAGTAATTATTTTCCAATGACCCACAGTTATTACCATCGTGGTATTGATGATGATGACCTTTACAATGCTAAATGGGGCATGCTCATTAAATTTTTAGACTTAAATGATGATTCTTTAGAGACTTTTGAGGGTGTTCATTTTGGGATTATTGGCTTTAAAAGTGATAAGGGGGTCTATATTAACCATGGGCGTGTTGGAGCAGTGGAGGGCCCTGATGCTATTAGGCAACAGTTAGCTAAATTGCCTTGGCATTTTGGTCATCATGTAAATCTCTATGATGTTGGTGACATTGATGCGCCAAACCAATCTTTGGAACAGATGCAAGAAAGTCTAGCTAAAGCCATCAAACGCATGAAAGCTCTAAACATCAAGCCAATTGTTTTAGGAGGAGGGCATGGGACAGCTTTTGGGCATTATTTAGGTCTCAAATCATCCATTGATCCTCAAGACGAACTGGCTGTGATCAATATGGATGCCCATTTTGACTTACGCCCATATGACCAAACTGGTCCAAACTCTGGAACAGGTTTTCGACAGATGTTTGATCATGCTTTGACAGTTAACCAACTGTTTCCTTACCTAATTTTAGGGATTCAAGAACATAACAATAATCTCTTTCTCTTCGACTTTGTTGCCAAATCAAAAGGAATTTCTTTTCTAACAGGTCAAGATATGTATAAAATGGGGCATAACGAGATTTGCAGTCGCATTGACCACTTCTTAAAAGACCAAAAACATGTTTACCTGACCATTGATATGGACTGTTTTGCGGCAGCCAATGCCCCTGGGGTAAGTGCTATTCAATCCTTGGGAGTTGATCCTAAACTAGCCTTACTTGTTTTACAACATATTGCAGCCAGTGGAAAATTAATTGGTTTTGATATTGTTGAAGTATCGCCTCCACATGATATTGATCATCACACCGCAAATTTAGCGGCTACTTTCATTTTTTACATCACACAGATTTTAGCGCAAAATGCCTTTAGGACACTTCAATAA
- the folE gene encoding GTP cyclohydrolase I FolE, protein MIDYEKAKKAIYDLLEAIGENPEREGLLDTPKRVAKMYAQVFSGMEEDPKDQFTAVFSEGYDDLIIVKDIPFHSMCEHHLLPFYGKAHLAYLPNDGKVTGLSKLARAVEVASQRPQLQERLTGQIADAMQEALQPKGILVMLEAEHMCMNMRGVKKSGSKTVTLMTRGIYQEDSQLRKEVLELIKER, encoded by the coding sequence ATGATAGATTATGAGAAAGCCAAAAAAGCCATTTACGACCTTTTAGAAGCTATTGGGGAGAATCCAGAGCGAGAAGGCCTCCTTGACACTCCAAAACGTGTGGCTAAGATGTACGCTCAAGTCTTTTCCGGTATGGAAGAAGATCCGAAAGACCAATTTACAGCTGTATTTTCAGAAGGGTATGACGACTTGATCATTGTTAAGGATATTCCCTTTCATTCTATGTGTGAACACCATTTATTGCCTTTTTATGGCAAGGCTCATCTGGCTTATTTACCAAATGATGGTAAGGTGACAGGCCTTAGTAAGTTGGCAAGAGCAGTTGAGGTAGCTAGCCAGCGCCCACAATTACAAGAAAGACTGACTGGACAAATTGCAGATGCTATGCAAGAAGCATTACAACCCAAGGGAATCCTTGTCATGCTTGAAGCAGAGCATATGTGTATGAACATGCGCGGTGTTAAAAAGTCAGGAAGCAAAACAGTGACACTTATGACTAGAGGAATATATCAAGAAGATAGCCAACTGCGTAAGGAAGTGTTAGAATTGATTAAAGAACGTTAA